A stretch of DNA from Ricinus communis isolate WT05 ecotype wild-type chromosome 4, ASM1957865v1, whole genome shotgun sequence:
ATACAAAGTGCCTTTAAGGCGTATACTAGGTGGTGTCTTTTGGGGGCTATCTACGCGTGTATGACTAGTTGTTTGCACTTTGGAGTTTGCATAGGTAAGACGTCTGAGTGTCCAAAGTTGCTAGGATCTTTAGGAAACATTGATGAgtgtatattatatttttaaatttttataatgttacaatgaatattatatttaaattaagcaTAGTACTTATGATACAGTTCAACAATGTATTTTTAGTGATTTATTTTAGAAGCTGACGCCTATGGATTTAGtgaattctatttaaatatcatttatcCAGCCATTATAgttttacttaaattttactttatatctgtgtatatatgtaattatggTGATATAACTCCTTACTTGTTCtcctttattatattattatcctctcattgaattttattcacatcattttatttttaacatttttcaaatttattttattgatccTCTAGTAGATCCTCGAGCATTGTCCTTGTTTCCACTCCATCTACTCAGCTCTAGTGGGGGTTGGGCTGACAAACTTAGCTATTAGATTTACCTTGTCACCCTTATCTGATCAACTCAAGCTTAGATACTCCTAAGTGATTGAGAAGTCGtaaaagtataatattaatagcTAGATGTTCcaattcattaattatattatgataACTACTTTAGTGATGTATTCATCAAGTAAATTATAGTATATTCTATAGTATCAATCTTCGTAGCACCCTCCTACCAATGTAAGGTCGAGTGTtacaaatatgaaaatatcaaatataagagtttcattctttagtATGATCATGCATATACCATACATCacatatacataatataagcTAAGCATGTCAAACTACTATGGATGATTATGGACTTTCTAAACTAGTTATCTCAAGTCATCAAAGATAATTAGATGGTCAAAACCTAAGGATTGCCTTCATGATTGCTAAGTCTTGAAGCAATATCCCCTTCATCTCCATTTGATGTCACATTTCCATATagattacaaaataaaattttatctaactaatctaaaactatataatatttatataagattTAGAGACCTTGAATTACATTCAAGGGGAGTTAGATAAGAAAGAATTTTACAATCCAgagaaatttagaaaaagataaGGAACACAGTCAAAAATATTCAACACAATCATATTGGTCTTTATAGTCCATGACCTTCCATCATGTcaaatataatcatattatataaagcatataaaagaatcaagTAGCATAATTCAAGTTATTTAATCATTCCATGCCGTTTGAATTCAATAGGGTAtggagaattaaaataattaaatcatattcaGCCGAATATTTGTGGTTAGTGAGTAGATTATTTTAGTCTTCTACCTTGTAGGAAATggagttatgggttctttcaagaaccttACGAACTTAGAAGACTCGTGCTAgtgaacctagacttatcgctcacatccttcctttattttatgttctttctctacccttgtgtttaaatcaattcgattcgATCCTTTTGCTTAACCATATGGAAGAGgacaaagaacttatgatttcttttcttatcgaatctgaaatcctacctatgttcttatattgttcctttcttttgtaccgctctttctaatctctatctagtttgatattttactttttacttaggagcataaacacaagtgttGATTGGAAGCGTGTGGAAGttgcaatcataggcaccgatccaatgcttagacaaatgagaagaaagaagattacatatctaatattcatataatTCTCAGAATGATTATGGATGAACCTTTTAGAGTGAAGAGAGAATGGCAAGAATCAAGGCACGCCCCAATATTTCGAGTCCAGACTTGCAACATTGGTATCTCCATCATTTTAGAGTATAATTTTCgaccaaaataaaaagtaagaCATAAAGTCAACATTTGACTAAAAAAGTCAAACATTATGACATAAAGCCAAATTTATGCATTAATTAAGACAAACAACCTAGTTATACTATGATACTAAGACATAAAGCCTAGGATAAATAGGATTAAtgagaaatttaattaattaaatcaaattaaaaaagccTCCTTTTAATCCTTGTGATTTTCAGCCATCTAAAATTTAGGACAACTCTTGTTCTAATCTAGACAACTACCTAGTCCAActagaattctaaatttacAAGTCTTTATTCTAAATGATTAATAGTgcttgtattaattaaaacaatcttttaattaatcttcTAATCATATTAAGACAAGTAATTATAATCCTAAGACAACTATGATATGTCTTAAGATAATGAGACATACGTCAACTAGGAAATATTATCTAGAAATTCCTACAAATAAAGAAACTCTTTACTTAATAAGATTTAAAGATCTACCAAGGCTAATTAATCATATTAGGTCTAAATTAATTGAGTTCATCAAGATTCATCAAGATCCatcatcaagaaaattaaatttttcattaaacaaTTCAAGATAATCAAGATTCACTAAGcaatcatcaagaaacaagGCAACTATGTAAGGAACATGATCAAGACTTAAATCAATCTTCAAGATTTCTTCAAGAATCCATCTTATGCATGATCTAGACATGATGTTCTTTCTCAAAAAGCTTGCCATTAGACCAAGAACAAATGCATATGCCGAATTCATCAGGCAAACTCACACTATGCGCATAACTCATCAAATCAATACTTGATTTGTATATTGTGTGCATATATGGTGTTCATGaaatcttaaattttgaaaattctgaaggttcattattcatcttctaaatcatatttattttcgtCCAAAaccaaatcaaatcaaaatccaTATAACACATGCACATGTCGAAATCCTAGGATATGTAATATATGCATAGTTTTGCTTTAATCATCAAGAACCCAATTCTAAATTCTTTTGAAGGAAGATATAATATCAacatttaagaaaatttattgtCATAATCACCCATGTATTTATATTAAGTAATTTGGCCGagatctaaaaattataaaatattcagaTTATAAGTTCTATCATTTAAGGTTCATATACAACAAGAATCACtcaaatatttgaagtataaCCATGGCAACCaacaaaatctttaaaatagcCTAAAAATTTCAGATTTGCATGCTTATGATCAATTAACAATTATGCATCCATTATGACTAAACTAATCAATGGAGGctattgaaaattaatattaaaacataaagaaaacgcaaaagaagtaaaataaaaaattttcaattctcaCAAAGGATCTCATTGATGTAAAATAGTCATAATATACAAAACAAGCAAAGTATAGAGAAGGCTTACAAATGGAGTATGCCATCAATTCCAAGGAGTGCTTCTAGcttgttgattcttgattcttcaagaATGATTGATTCATTTCAAAGCTACTCAAATGATCAACCTCTTTGGTGATCCACATAAGCTTCTAagtaaatatttcttaaacaAATTTAAGAGATTGAGAAAAGACATAGGAGATTCAATGTTAGTTCTAAGCAAGGGTGACGAATCAATGACCACTCGCTTTTGGTTATTCATACAAGCTTCTCAAATAAGGGTTCTATGAGATCATGGTTAGAGCTCCTaatcataaactacctgaaaccgacaaccaaacaaccaccaatcaactataacaataaaataaagaatacagaataaataaataaacagataatgactaaattaacataaaaacaattcactctagttcaccgttacttattccccggcaacggcccCAAAAACTTGATGAGCTACTTATGCAActtacacctaaggcagtgaacctatcgatgcggcctagcactagggagtatcaaggtcgtatccctggagatcgggtgaacctagagttactactgttcactatgttatctagtgCGAAATAGAGTGTGataagtctaaattaattacctaatgattatgaatgcaATTAAAGGAATAAATAACAACTAACAATATAAAGACAATCACaataaaagaagcaaacccaaaggggacctaagtgatggaattctaaggttgagtttataaattaccaatcttgctacctgtgcctaaatcctgaattgaactcagctcctctctcgagcgcaccaagttcctaaacctgcattaacctaatggaatctcttcctatcagattattgcaaattagcattaagcatgatttagatctattaagagttgttaattcttaatccagcgagtaaattaaccttatctctaagtgttaactaccagttcttactattcaatttccagttgtaataagcatttctcaatgtcaaggaACAACCCacaaaacaattaattcaacatcTCAAactaactgaatcaaactttcttactgaatagcaaaaagattacaagaaaGGCAATTACAAATCTAGCAactaagcacaatccatcacAATAAagaccccaatgggttcaaaagatctagctactcatgttcatagttaaagcaaaataaggaacaaataagggaaagaagattgaaggcatgtacacccttttctttcaaattggatgagaaaccctaattttccaatccaaaatatcaaaccccaatttgcctcttgaatgctcccaaatgtTGTTTTGATCCTTAAATCGATGTTgaaaacaagtgtaatcctcccttaattgatgaatttgatcttCCAAGGTCGACAATTAAGGTCTAGAAAATAAGTGAATTGAGTGTATACTCGAATTAGGTCAGAGAAAATCGAGCCTCCTCCAAGAAAATCGAACTTTTGCCTATATACTCTCTTCAACatggccgtggtcaagcctgtgTTGGTCAGCACGGGCGGAGTCCAGGTCATGCTGATCCCTAGGGTTTCATTGTGTTGACCTCTTCCAGGCCGTGCCCAAGCTGGTGCTGACCACCACGGgctgtggtggctacggaaactgTGCCAAAAGGCAGCTAGTTGGCAATttagcacggccggagtctaGGCCGCGCTCAACCATCGGGGTGCTAGTCCTtacccaatttgatggattttggtccgtaatcacacttatttccctcgattgttgatgatgtccttcgaaaatgacctgaaacgagaaaggaaacaaaagacaggtgattatagcataaaataatcatgcatagaaatgtaaacaatcgggcatgaaaacatgtgcagtatgatgcttatcagtattcttctcaaaaaaaatatttttttcatcaaAGACATCCATCCTCTCTGCCCATTGCatttctttctatatatagTAAAACCTTTCTATAGTCATATATTTAGGACCaagtaaaatttatgattatgaaaaGGTTATAACTTAATGGAAGTTTGAGTACTAAATTTTTTCTCTTGACTTAATACTTAATCATTTTAAGTAGAATGATAACAACTAGGGATAAGGTATTTTAATATCTTGctatatcatataaataaaattaatgagataaaataatgatatagtAAGACAAAATACaacataacatatatttttagaatatatatttgcaaatattactatatacagggatattttcttaaaacgggatgtaaaaattttataacttattaCAATATAGAGTTTGTTCCTGTTTATAACTGGCCTAAGTTGGAATCGAACTTTTTATGACTATATAGAAGTTATTCCTATATAGAGTATCACTATAGGAGGTTTTACTGTATATGTCCTTTTAAGCAAAATCCTTAAAGGTTTAGGATTACTACAAAACCCTAGCTTACATAAAGTTgggcttttatttttctaattagactttgattaattaaaatctaatcCATAGATAATAAATCCATCATAGGCCCTTTATACAAGGCTTATTAGCTCTAAATTAATCAACCTTTAATTAAGCCTAATGCTTAAAGCATCATTTTAATTCTCACTAAAAGCCTATTTGTGTGTGACCAAAAGGTTCATAACATATTGGTAATGAATATGAATTATGGATTAAACTCCTTTAATTTAacgttaattatttaattgactTAAtccatattaatatatcaagattggcatctaacaatgcatcatgaccaccCACATGTATGTGATTGATTAAAGTTCTTTAATACAATACTTTCATCGTACTTTTATCTCAAGTGATTCATAGAGtatggatgcaagtgtcaactctataattgaaccaatcatatttgttcttgataattgcttataatatttgaataaaatctataaaaaacttttcataatcttcattcataCAACCTTGGCTAATGATTTTCATGTCAATacatatcaagaatcatcaGAATAAGATTCCAAGACATATTATCTTAGGCAACGAATTCTTTATTGGtaacttattatctttatatgGATCTTACTATATTTAATGAGTATCCATTAAGCACTCCATAGATAGGAGGATATAAGATAATACCAAAGTATAATatcctcatataagataatatactCTTACTTGAAGTCTAAGGATCACATCTTATATGATTGTTATAAGAGTATTGTCCATAGACACTTGAGGTAAAATCTATATGGAGTACTTAGTGGGGTCATATTTAATGAACTTGTTCCTGTAACAAAcacccatatgcttatctcaGAATTTctattcctcaaccttatgAGACAGATTACTTACTTCataagtaagtgataacacaTGGTAGTCTCGAGcgtttgatcaatatccaacaatcaatatataattcttgatcaaacatcgACTATAAATAATGTTTAAAAACATATGTAGAACCTCATCACTATAAACtcgctttataatttttcttacgTTTGTGTTTACATTTTCATCTCTAATAATTTGGATTGTTCCTTGATAATATCATGACTACTCGTACTATTAAGTGTTGAACAATGCATTTAGTATACTTATATGCCATCAATATGATGTATAAATTGACACAAATTATCTAACAACTCTTTGTCTTTAGGGCATACTCTAATATAAAAACCTTAGATCTATGAAATAATTTCGACCTATCAGTTTGTGcactattatatataatatcatttcGAAGATTATGGTATTAAGGCTCCAACCTTTTATGCCTAACATTATCGATAATACTCAAAGTGCCTTTATCAAGGGAAGGGCAATAACTGATAATGTTATCATTGATCATGAAATTATGCATGCCTAAAAGAACACGAGCTCAAGAAATAAAAGTGGATATGTCTAAAGTCTATACTTGCTTAGAACAAGGCTTTATTGAGCAtatccttatcattataggcTTCTCTAGAACTTGGATTATCTAGATAATATAAtgcattatttatatatcctTCTCAATAAGCAGTAATGGCAAAGCTTCTGGTTTCTTTAAACCCACCAGAGGTATCCACCAAGGTGACTTATTATCTcccctttttatttgttatttatgcAGAACCTTTAGCTCACATGTGCAATACTGGTCAAGCAAATGATATTTCAAAATGAATTCAAGTCTCCAGACATGCTCTATTGGTCAatcatttattatttgcagATGATTCATTATTCTTCTATTCTACTACAAACAATGTAGTTGAAAATCTCTTGGATGTTCTTTAAAGATATGATCTGCCAGTGGATAAGAAATCAACTTCGAGAAAtcaactatttattttagcaAGAACACAATTCCAGCTACGAGGAATTCTTTGGCATCAAGGTTGGGTGTTTCTCATATTGGAgcctaaaataaatacatttgGCTTCCTTTTATTACTTAAAATCCAAGAGAGTTACTTTTAATGAGATTAAATGCAAGTAGCAAATAAAGTTGCAGGTTAGAAAGAGAAACTTCTCTTCATGGTTAGAAAAGAAGTCCTTATTAGCCTATGCAATTCTTATCTACACGATGAATTGCCTCAAACTTCTACTCTCCCTTTACAATGATCTTAACAACATAATCACCAATTTCTATGAGAGTCAAAAGAAGAGGGAGAAGAAATTTCATTTCACTGCTTAGCATAATCTTTGCAAAAGCAAACATTTTGGTGGACTTGGCTTCAAAGATCTTCAAGGCTTTAATATGCTTTTCTTAGTAAGCAATTGTGAAGATTGTTATCAAATCCTTATTCCTTGTTTGCAAAagttattaaaagaaaatacttttctttctctaatatAACAAATGCTCTTGTTAGCCATAATCCATCTTAGGCCTAGAGAAATATCCTTTCTATTATCCCCAAGATGGATTATAGCCAACAAGAGTATTCATTATATTAGAGAAGGGaaagtaatttcttttaattacttttacaaACAAGCCTAGAGAAGAGGGCCTCTAgtggtaaataaaaaatggacaGAGTGTTTTAGCTCTTGAGGACCCTCGAGTTCTATTTGAGCGGAATTTTCAAGTGATAAAAAATTCATCCTGGCAAGAGGATactccttttttttattgctaACTTCATATATTATGGTAGGAGCAGCTGGTGTCACCAAAGTGGTCAAAGCTTTTCCCAGCTACCAAGTCAAAGAGATCCTTAACATCCCTATAAACGTTACTAATATTCATGATGAAAgagtttaatattatcatagaAGTGGTAAATATATAGCGAGGACAAGTCATCTCACTTGGCTTAACAAGTTAGCTAAACCGTTTCCTTCCTTATCTCCTTTTATGCCCTTAGATTCTCACTATTAGAAGTAGCTATGAAAATTACAAATCTCGaacaagtaaaaaaaatttcttatggAAGCTTTGTACAAATATCCTTCTGGTGGGAACACTTCTAATGTTAAAGCTAAATCTGCCGGAGGAATGAATTAGATCCGAGGATGTAGAGTCTAGTGAGCATCTCATAATGGATTATCCTTATGTCAAAGCTATTTAGAGATCTTCCTCTATTGGACTAAACACCTTGCTCTTGAATAGATCCAATTTTAAGGAGTGTTGGTTCATAATTTTAAGGATCTTAATCATTTGGATCTTTTAGGGGATGGTTTGATCAAGGTCATCTTTACCAGGTGGAGATTATGGAAAGATAGGAataatctatttttcaatcaGAGAACCTAGAATATATCAAAGGTGGTTAGGAAAATCAGTTCAAATGTGGAAGACTTTCAAATGGcaaataaaaacttttctATCCCCAGCCAGTTAGATTGAGTACCGCTGGAACCAATTCTCCCTTTGACATCAAGATTAACTTTGATACTGCTGTAGACAAGGCTTCAACTAAAGGTGTTGTTGGTCTAATCGCAAGAAACATTCAAAACGTTATTGTGGGTTCCTTGGGTAAAAGGTTTGCGGCTATTACAAACCCATTCACTCTTGAGTCTCTAGTCCTCAGAGAAAGTCTTGCATGGGTTGCCTCTAAAGGCTGGAGAAATGTTTGTTTCGAAGGAGATGTTGAATTTGTCATTCATAGTGTCACTGGTTGTATTATCCCTATTATGGATGTTGTAGTTATCTATAAAGATATTGGAAAACTTAAGAAGTCTTTCTATAGGACTTCTTTCAATTTTGTTAGGAGAATTGACAATATTTTAGCTTATAATTTAGCTAGAAGTATGTGTTTGTACTATTGATGTTTCCTCTAACTTGTTTTGTATTGATTACTTTTTTTACCATTCCATATATGgctattattaaaagaaattgtaatttaaatagttaagtatatatttgtttcaaaaaataatataaggacaaatttatttaagataagtataagaaaataccaTGTGGTTTCACCATTTTACAACTTCAAACATgtgatgttttttttttcaaacaaaGGGAGGTATATGATTTCAAATTGTGATAaaaaaaggtgtatatttttattaaaacatttcGAATGATTTAGACATTTTCATTCCGATCAGCCATCATTATCATATTGACGTATTTGATAATTtgagtttaaaatttaacaactCTTATTTTGTTGTTTGATTGTCAAATTACAGTTTAAAAGTCATTGATTTAATAAGATCGTTTGACGATCAAATAACGAAAATTATgagttattaaatattaaacttaaGCTATCAAACACATTAGAGtgaaaatttctaaatattagagaatattaaacattttaagagtaaaatatttttttatgataatctAGAACTACTTCCATGTTTTACTTGAAgttataaaatacttattcGAATTTATTTTTCCACCTAAATGTTAAGCGTAAAAGGTAGAAAgggaatataaaaaaaaattaaataaataaaaagaaaaggcaaagaTGTGATGTCGGACGCTATAAAAACCAAAATCTCTTGAAAAAGAAGCAAAGCAAAAACCCCCAAAGCAAAAACCCTtccacttcttcttcttccccttCTTTAGCCACCACCACCTCTTTACTATTTACTATTTGTTACAGAAGGAAAgaacagaaaattaaaatggCACAATCTCTTGAACTTTTGTTGATTCAATTCTTGATGCCAGATAACGATGCTAGAAGGCAAGCAGAAGAACAGATTAAGAGGTTGGCTAAAGATCCTCAGGTGGTCCCCGCCCTAGTTCAACACCTTCGCACCGCCAAGACCCCTAACGTCCGCCAATTGGCTGCCGTTCTCCTCCGAAAGAAGATCACTGGTCACTGGGCCAAGCTTCCTCCTCAGCTCAAGAACCTTGTCAAACAGTCTCTTATCGAGAGTATTACTATGGAGCACAGGTTTTTTTAACtatcatttctttcttttataaaacgtgacatttttgtaaaatatataccaaTCATACATGACATGCGTCATATATACCTGGAGTGGTTAACTCTtacaattattctttttttttttaaaaaaaaaaaatgttggCAGTCCACCTGTAAGGAGAGCAAGCGCAAATGTAGTGAGTATAATAGCGAAATATGCAGTTCCTGCTGGAGAGTGGCCAGATTTGCTTCCTTTTTTGTTCCAATGTAGTCAAAGCGTCCAGGAAGATCATAGAGAAGTAACTATCTTcctttcgttttttttttttgaactcTAAAGAAGGAAATAATTctatgtctttttttttttttcttttgatgatctgttattatttattttgtgggTGGGAAGGTAGCATTGATCCTGTTCAGCTCGTTAACTGAAACAATTGGGGGTGCATTTCAACCTCATTTCAATGATTTGCAAGCTCTTTTACTCAAGTGCTTACAAGATGAGACTAGCAATCGTGTCAGGGTTGCTGCCCTCAAGTAATAACTACAATTTCGATTTTGATGTTTCTGCTGCTTCAAGTACATATCTTTTCTGGTTTTCTAATTGGAATCTTAATTTGTATGGTAACAGGGCAGTTGGTTCTTTTCTAGAATTTACACATGATGGGGCTGAAGTGGTAAGTTTACatccttttatcatttttattcttagcAGGTATTGATTGTTAATTCAATGAAGAAAATCCATTTAAATTACTGGGGTAAAAAGTACAAATGAACTGCAGAATATCGTACGTGGGTTCGTAAGAATTATATGTTTTCTAGGCCAGTACAATCGAGGACTAATGTGGGTTCGTAAGTTCTTTGAAATTTATTCATAGGCTAATATATTAAATGGATGCCTGTtgcatttatttattgataaaattctTACTCCTTGGCAGTTGTCCCTATAATAAGagtgattttttattagtatgtATATGTTTTGAGTTGGGACTCTTGGCagtcatattaataatattaaatcattttaattatattaaacagGTAAAGTTTCGGCAATTCATTCCAAGCATTTTGAATGTAGCAAGGCAATGCCTTGCCTCTGGTGAGGAGGATGTTGCTGTCAttgcttttgaaatctttGATGAGCTGATTGAGTCTCCAGCTCCTCTTCTTGGAGATTCTGTTAAATCCATTGTGCAATTCTCTCTTGAGGTTTGCTCAAGTCAAAATTTGGAATCAAACACACGTCATCAGGTACGAGCACCAATTACATCTCTTTAGGTTTTCTTACTCTTTCTGGAACAGTTTCTCGAGCCACATCTGTGTATGAGTAGGTGGACTTTATACATAGTTGATTCTTGTTTGCTTTTATGTCAGTGTATTTTGCTTACTTGTTGtcctttttcttaatattaggCCATTCAGATAATTTCATGGATGGCAAAGTACAAATCCAGTTCCCTGAAAAAGTATAAGCTGGTCATCCCCATTTTGCAAGTGATGTGCCCCTTGCTTGCGGAATCAACCGATGCTGATGAAGACGATGATCTTGCTCCGGACCGTGCTGCTGCTGAAGTTATTGACACTATGGCCTTGAACCTTGCAAAGCATGTCTTTCCCCCTGTTTTTGAGTTTGCTTCATTTAATATTCGGCATGCAAATCCAAAGTATCGTGAAGCTTCTGTAACAGCTTTAGGTGTTGTTTCAGAGGGTTGTTTAGACTCGATGAAAGATAAGCTGGAACCCGTTCTTCATATTGTTTTAGGGGCTTTGAGGGATCCAGAACAAATGGTTAGAGGTGCTGCCTCATTTGCTTTGGGTCAGTTTGCTGAGCATTTGCAGCCTGAAATAGTATCTCATTATGAAAGTGTTCTTCCCTGCATACTGAATGCCCTTGAGGATGCATCTGACGAAGTAAAGGTAACAGAGAAATACATCAATGCTGGATAAGTTCTGTCTTGAAATTTttgcaattattttttattaacaggactcctttaattaaaatgattatttttctGTGATTGTCAACAGGAGAAGTCCTACTATGCTTTAGCAGCATTCTGCGAGAATATGGGTGAAGaaattcttccttttcttgatCCTTTGATGGGGAAGCTTCTTGCAGCCCTTCAAAATAGTCCGCGAAACTTGCAGGAGACATGCATGGTATGAATCTGCATTTATGCCCTAGTTTTGAAAAGTGAACTAatccaattttatttatttattaagactTTTTTGTGGTTTTTCCTTAGCTAGAACTCACATTCACTTATGATGACCATTTTTGTAGTCTGCAATTGGTTCAGTTGCATCTGCTGCAGAGCAAGCTTTTATTCCATATGCCGAAAGGGTATTGGAGTTGATGAAATCTTTCATGGTGCTCACTAATGATGAGGATCTCAGGTCACGAGCGAGGGCTACTGAGCTTGTTGGAATAGTTGCTATGTCTGTTGGGAAAATGAGGATGGAACCAATTCTACCCCCTTTCATGGAAGCTGCAATTTCTGTAACTACACTTGCATTTCCCTTTTTCAGTCTAAATATATCCCTTCAGTAATTGATTTACGTTGTACCTTTCCCAGGGTTTTGGATTGGAGTTTAGTGAGCTTCGGGAGTACACACATGGATTTTTTAGCAATGTGGCAGAAATTTTGGATGATAGTTTTACACAGGTTTGTTTGACTTCTTTAAAACAATTTTAtgtgattgttttcttaatgaCTGTGTTCGTTTGAAACCTTATTTTGTGCACAGTATCTTCCTCATGTTGTACCCTTGGCATTCTCCTCCTGCAATCTTGATGATGGCTCGGCCGTAGATATTGATGAATCTGATGATGAAAATGTTAATGGTTTTGGTGGTGTGTCATCTGATGATGAAGCTCATGATGAGCCAAGAGTTCGAAATATCAGTATAAGAACAGGAGTATTGGATGAAAAGGCAGCTGCAACTCAGGCACTTGGCTTGTTTGCGCTGCACACTAAGAGTGCTTATGCACCGTATCCTATTtctttttgactttttttttttttattttttcatttgtcAGCATTCTAAAAATTGAGAGTCTTG
This window harbors:
- the LOC8284869 gene encoding importin-4 is translated as MAQSLELLLIQFLMPDNDARRQAEEQIKRLAKDPQVVPALVQHLRTAKTPNVRQLAAVLLRKKITGHWAKLPPQLKNLVKQSLIESITMEHSPPVRRASANVVSIIAKYAVPAGEWPDLLPFLFQCSQSVQEDHREVALILFSSLTETIGGAFQPHFNDLQALLLKCLQDETSNRVRVAALKAVGSFLEFTHDGAEVVKFRQFIPSILNVARQCLASGEEDVAVIAFEIFDELIESPAPLLGDSVKSIVQFSLEVCSSQNLESNTRHQAIQIISWMAKYKSSSLKKYKLVIPILQVMCPLLAESTDADEDDDLAPDRAAAEVIDTMALNLAKHVFPPVFEFASFNIRHANPKYREASVTALGVVSEGCLDSMKDKLEPVLHIVLGALRDPEQMVRGAASFALGQFAEHLQPEIVSHYESVLPCILNALEDASDEVKEKSYYALAAFCENMGEEILPFLDPLMGKLLAALQNSPRNLQETCMSAIGSVASAAEQAFIPYAERVLELMKSFMVLTNDEDLRSRARATELVGIVAMSVGKMRMEPILPPFMEAAISGFGLEFSELREYTHGFFSNVAEILDDSFTQYLPHVVPLAFSSCNLDDGSAVDIDESDDENVNGFGGVSSDDEAHDEPRVRNISIRTGVLDEKAAATQALGLFALHTKSAYAPYFEESLKILLRHSGYFHEDVRLQAIIALKHILTAGYALFQSHNEGPAKAREVLDNVMHIYIKTMTEDEDKEVVAQACMSIADIIKDYGYVAIEPYISRLVDATLVLLREESACQQSEDDSDVDDADAEHDEVLMDAVSDLLPAFAKSMGVHFAPIFAKLFEPFMKFAKASRPPQDRTMVVACLAEVAQDMGAPIAGYVDRVMPLVLKELASSEATNRRNAAFCVGELCKNGGESTFKFYGDILRGLYPLFGESEPDAVRDNAAGAVARMIMVHPQSIPLNQVLPAFLKVLPLKEDHEESMAVYSCVSNLVLSSNPQILTLVPELVNLFAQVVVSPVETPEVKAQVGKAFSHLISLYGNQMQPLLSNLSPAHANALAAFAPKA